A genomic region of Nocardioides plantarum contains the following coding sequences:
- a CDS encoding MFS transporter yields MTTVASAPARSLAAIVGFLVCVELASGILQGYYTPILTDIADSLDIKDADVNWFEAAQLVVSALVVPPLARLGDLVGHRKVLLLSTVVTAIGSWVLVVAPSFSTFLVGWALQGAYVVWLPLEVAIIYRRTAGTGRQALLTRRAAAVLVGALELAVIVGALTSGALVESMSMPVVLALPAIAVTLCLVVVWFGVERDGPGAVAGGFDWTGLSLLSAAVALVMGGLIGLRVAGPGSPWPWLLVLLGAAALVPFARFEARHDEPMVDVRLLATPGQWPVQLTAFLFGMSVLGAQIPLSTFARTDPDVVGYGLGADASFVSTLIGVYVIFLAIGAFTLPLTTRLLGARGALVSAALLVSVGYALWLPFHDSTGQALLNMAVAGVGSGALVAALPAAAAAAAPPHRTGFATGMTNATKTIGGAIASSVFAIALASAGSIDDPVEGQAPLSGYLTVWAVCALAALAAAVVLALTPRSSPDAPAG; encoded by the coding sequence ATGACCACCGTCGCCTCGGCCCCGGCCCGCAGCCTGGCCGCCATCGTCGGGTTCCTGGTCTGCGTCGAGCTGGCCAGCGGGATCCTGCAGGGCTACTACACCCCGATCCTCACCGACATCGCCGACTCCCTGGACATCAAGGACGCCGACGTCAACTGGTTCGAGGCCGCGCAGCTGGTGGTCTCGGCGCTCGTCGTACCCCCGCTGGCCCGGCTCGGCGACCTCGTCGGCCACCGCAAGGTCCTGCTCCTGTCGACCGTCGTGACGGCGATCGGGTCGTGGGTGCTGGTCGTCGCGCCGTCGTTCTCGACGTTCCTCGTCGGCTGGGCGCTGCAGGGTGCCTACGTCGTGTGGCTGCCGCTCGAGGTCGCGATCATCTACCGCCGTACGGCGGGCACCGGGCGGCAGGCGCTGCTCACCCGACGCGCGGCCGCGGTGCTGGTCGGCGCGCTCGAGCTGGCCGTCATCGTCGGCGCGCTCACCTCGGGCGCGCTCGTGGAGTCGATGAGCATGCCGGTGGTCCTGGCGCTGCCCGCGATCGCGGTGACCCTGTGCCTGGTCGTCGTCTGGTTCGGCGTCGAGCGTGACGGGCCCGGGGCGGTCGCCGGCGGCTTCGACTGGACCGGGCTGAGCCTGCTGTCGGCCGCCGTCGCCCTGGTGATGGGCGGGCTGATCGGGCTGCGCGTCGCCGGCCCGGGGTCGCCATGGCCGTGGCTGCTGGTCCTCCTCGGGGCGGCCGCCCTGGTGCCGTTCGCGCGGTTCGAGGCGCGGCACGACGAGCCGATGGTCGACGTACGCCTGCTCGCGACGCCGGGCCAGTGGCCCGTGCAGCTCACGGCGTTCCTGTTCGGCATGTCCGTGCTGGGCGCCCAGATCCCGCTCTCGACGTTCGCCCGCACCGACCCCGACGTCGTGGGCTACGGCCTGGGCGCCGACGCGTCGTTCGTCTCGACCCTGATCGGCGTCTACGTGATCTTCCTGGCGATCGGGGCGTTCACGCTGCCGCTGACGACGCGGCTGCTCGGCGCGCGCGGGGCGTTGGTGTCGGCGGCGCTGCTCGTCTCGGTCGGCTACGCGCTGTGGCTGCCGTTCCACGACTCGACCGGCCAGGCGCTGCTCAACATGGCCGTCGCGGGCGTGGGCTCGGGCGCGCTCGTCGCCGCGCTGCCGGCGGCCGCCGCGGCCGCTGCTCCCCCACACCGCACCGGCTTCGCCACCGGCATGACCAACGCGACCAAGACCATCGGCGGCGCCATCGCCTCCTCGGTCTTCGCCATCGCCCTGGCCTCGGCCGGCTCCATCGACGACCCCGTCGAGGGCCAGGCCCCGCTGTCGGGCTACCTCACCGTGTGGGCGGTGTGCGCGCTCGCCGCGCTCGCCGCGGCGGTGGTGCTGGCGCTGACGCCGCGCAGCTCACCGGACGCACCGGCGGGATAG
- a CDS encoding branched-chain amino acid aminotransferase, whose protein sequence is MDFSTTLSTAPVSDERLAEILANPGFGTHFTDHMVTIEWTPSEGWHAARVTPYGPLTLDPATAVLHYAQETFEGMKAYRHDDGSIHTFRPEENAARMVRSSHRLALPVLEVDDFVAAVDRLVEVDQRWVPDNSVGGGEKSLYLRPFMFASEAFLGVRPAQHVTFMVIASPAGAYFKGGVKPVTLWLSTDYTRAGRGGMGAAKTGGNYASSLVAQQEATAQGCDQVVFLDAQEGQYVEELGGMNLYFVHDDGHIVTPETGTILEGITRASIIELAGKLGHPVEERRFSIDEWRDGVTSGRITEIFACGTAAVVTPVGSLKSDAGDVPAPASTDLTMQVRQALVDVQLGRSEDTFGWMHRVV, encoded by the coding sequence ATGGACTTCAGCACCACCCTGTCGACTGCGCCCGTGTCCGACGAGCGGCTGGCCGAGATCCTGGCCAACCCCGGGTTCGGCACCCACTTCACCGACCACATGGTCACCATCGAGTGGACGCCGAGCGAGGGCTGGCACGCGGCCCGCGTGACGCCGTACGGCCCGCTGACGCTCGACCCGGCGACGGCGGTCCTGCACTACGCGCAGGAGACCTTCGAGGGCATGAAGGCCTACCGGCACGACGACGGGTCGATCCACACCTTCCGGCCCGAGGAGAACGCCGCGCGGATGGTGCGCTCGAGCCACCGGCTCGCGCTGCCCGTGCTCGAGGTCGACGACTTCGTGGCCGCGGTCGACCGGCTGGTCGAGGTCGACCAGCGGTGGGTGCCCGACAACAGCGTCGGTGGTGGGGAGAAGAGCCTCTACCTGCGGCCGTTCATGTTCGCCAGCGAGGCGTTCCTCGGCGTCCGCCCGGCGCAGCACGTGACGTTCATGGTCATCGCGAGCCCCGCCGGCGCCTACTTCAAGGGCGGCGTCAAGCCGGTCACGCTGTGGCTCTCGACCGACTACACGCGCGCCGGTCGCGGCGGCATGGGTGCGGCCAAGACCGGTGGCAACTACGCCAGCTCGCTGGTCGCGCAGCAGGAGGCCACCGCGCAGGGCTGCGACCAGGTCGTCTTCCTCGACGCCCAGGAGGGTCAGTACGTCGAGGAGCTCGGCGGCATGAACCTCTACTTCGTCCACGACGACGGCCACATCGTCACCCCCGAGACCGGCACCATCCTCGAGGGCATCACCCGGGCCAGCATCATCGAGCTCGCCGGCAAGCTCGGCCACCCGGTCGAGGAGCGCCGCTTCTCGATCGACGAGTGGCGTGACGGCGTCACCAGCGGCCGGATCACCGAGATCTTCGCCTGCGGCACCGCCGCGGTCGTCACGCCCGTCGGGTCGCTCAAGTCCGACGCCGGTGACGTGCCGGCCCCGGCCAGCACCGACCTGACCATGCAGGTGCGTCAGGCGCTGGTCGACGTCCAGCTCGGGCGCAGCGAGGACACGTTCGGCTGGATGCACCGGGTCGTCTGA
- a CDS encoding 3-isopropylmalate dehydrogenase, with protein sequence MSTVKLAVIGGDGIGPEVTAEALKVLEVAAPAGVTFEQTTYDLGAERYLATGEVLPDTVLEEIRGHDAILLGAVGGKPNDPNLPPGILERGLLLRLRFELDHYVNLRPSKIYPGAVSPLANPGDVDFVVVREGTEGPYTGNGGALRVGTPAEIATEVSVNTAYGVERVVRDAFARAQRRPRKKLTLVHKTNVLVHAGAVWWRLTQQVAAEFPEVSVDYMHVDAAMIFLTTDPARFDVIVTDNLFGDIVTDLAAAITGGIGLAASGNVNPDRTAPSMFEPVHGSAPDIAGQQKADPTAAILSVALLLDHLGHPDAAGAVEAAAIADLADRTPAAPRRTAEVGDAIASRLG encoded by the coding sequence ATGAGCACAGTGAAGCTGGCAGTCATCGGCGGCGACGGCATCGGCCCGGAGGTGACCGCCGAGGCCCTCAAGGTCCTCGAGGTCGCCGCACCGGCCGGCGTGACGTTCGAGCAGACGACGTACGACCTCGGCGCGGAGCGCTACCTCGCGACCGGCGAGGTGCTGCCCGACACGGTGCTCGAGGAGATCCGCGGTCACGACGCGATCCTGCTGGGTGCGGTGGGCGGCAAGCCCAACGACCCCAACCTGCCGCCCGGCATCCTCGAGCGCGGGCTCCTGCTGCGGCTGCGCTTCGAGCTCGACCACTACGTCAACCTGCGCCCCTCGAAGATCTACCCCGGTGCCGTCTCGCCGCTGGCCAACCCCGGCGACGTCGACTTCGTCGTGGTCCGCGAGGGCACCGAGGGCCCCTACACGGGCAACGGCGGCGCCCTGCGCGTCGGCACCCCGGCCGAGATCGCCACCGAGGTCTCGGTCAACACCGCCTACGGGGTCGAGCGCGTCGTCCGCGACGCCTTCGCCCGCGCCCAGCGCCGTCCGCGCAAGAAGCTCACCCTGGTCCACAAGACCAACGTGCTCGTGCACGCCGGTGCGGTGTGGTGGCGGCTGACCCAGCAGGTCGCCGCGGAGTTCCCCGAGGTCAGCGTCGACTACATGCACGTCGACGCCGCCATGATCTTCCTGACGACCGACCCCGCCCGCTTCGACGTGATCGTCACCGACAACCTCTTCGGCGACATCGTCACCGACCTGGCCGCCGCCATCACCGGCGGCATCGGCCTGGCCGCCTCCGGCAACGTCAACCCCGACCGCACCGCCCCGTCGATGTTCGAGCCCGTCCACGGCTCCGCGCCCGACATCGCCGGGCAGCAGAAGGCCGACCCCACCGCGGCGATCCTGTCGGTGGCGCTCCTGCTCGACCACCTGGGTCACCCCGACGCCGCCGGCGCCGTCGAGGCCGCGGCCATCGCCGACCTCGCCGACCGCACCCCGGCCGCCCCCCGTCGTACGGCGGAGGTCGGCGACGCGATCGCGTCGCGGTTGGGCTGA
- a CDS encoding O-methyltransferase, with the protein MSASPDLPDVVERAFAVSRRAGYVSFCRNETGRLLAMLAATRDGTMAEFGTGCGVGTAWLRSGVRGEKARIVTAELDPRLARAAAEIFVDDDQVEVLAADWSTLLDKGPFSLLFLDSGQADGGWSSDGSEVGVDAVADLVEDGGIVVLDDFTPCEGWPPITYGRVDSLREQWLTDERFTAVEVMVAPDAATIIATKR; encoded by the coding sequence ATGAGCGCCTCCCCCGACCTCCCCGACGTGGTCGAGCGCGCGTTCGCGGTCTCCCGGCGCGCCGGCTACGTCTCCTTCTGCCGCAACGAGACCGGCCGGCTGCTGGCGATGCTCGCCGCCACCCGCGACGGCACGATGGCCGAGTTCGGCACCGGCTGCGGCGTCGGTACGGCGTGGCTGCGGTCCGGCGTACGCGGCGAGAAGGCGCGGATCGTCACCGCCGAGCTCGACCCCCGCCTGGCCCGCGCGGCCGCGGAGATCTTCGTGGACGACGACCAGGTCGAGGTGCTCGCCGCCGACTGGTCGACGCTGCTCGACAAGGGCCCGTTCTCGCTGCTCTTCCTCGACTCCGGCCAGGCCGACGGCGGCTGGAGCAGCGACGGCAGCGAGGTCGGCGTCGACGCCGTCGCCGACCTGGTCGAGGACGGCGGCATCGTGGTGCTCGACGACTTCACCCCGTGCGAGGGCTGGCCGCCGATCACCTACGGCCGCGTCGACTCCCTGCGCGAGCAGTGGCTCACCGACGAGCGGTTCACCGCCGTCGAGGTGATGGTCGCCCCCGACGCCGCCACCATCATCGCCACCAAGCGATAG